A single genomic interval of Streptomyces sp. 1222.5 harbors:
- a CDS encoding glycosyltransferase yields the protein MTGQSLRIVRLANFVAPASGGLRTALRELGRGYRAAGHAPVLIVPGERHTDRDTEQGRVITLPGPLLPGTGGYRVLTDRRRVAALLEDLAPDRLEVSDRTTLRWTGRWARRARVPSVMVSHETADGVLRTWGLSEQLSRRTADALNTRTAHVYSRVVCTTEFAEREFVRIGARNVVRAPLGVDLMERHPGLRDPGLRGQHVRGDEALLVMCSRLSVEKRPGTALDALEALLRRGRRAALVVAGDGPQRARLEQRARERGLPVTFLGHVSDRSLLGALQASADVCLAPGPAETFGLAALEAMACGTPVVAGASSALPEVIGSAGVAAAGTGEAFADAVESLLERGESVRRDAARARAECFGWGTAVEAFLAAHDTEVVRHPEPRRTVAEGVA from the coding sequence ATGACCGGCCAGTCCCTGCGCATCGTCCGGCTCGCCAACTTCGTCGCCCCCGCCTCCGGCGGCCTGCGCACCGCCCTGCGTGAACTGGGCAGGGGCTACCGGGCCGCCGGCCACGCACCCGTGCTGATCGTGCCCGGCGAACGCCACACCGACCGCGACACCGAGCAGGGCCGGGTCATCACCCTCCCCGGCCCCCTGCTGCCCGGCACCGGCGGGTACCGCGTCCTCACCGACAGGCGGCGCGTCGCCGCCCTGCTGGAGGACCTCGCCCCGGACCGCCTGGAGGTCTCCGACCGTACGACCCTGCGCTGGACCGGCCGCTGGGCCCGCCGCGCGCGCGTGCCCTCCGTCATGGTCTCCCACGAGACCGCCGACGGCGTCCTGCGCACCTGGGGCCTGTCCGAGCAGCTGTCCCGCCGGACCGCCGACGCCCTCAACACCCGTACGGCACACGTCTACTCACGGGTCGTGTGCACGACGGAGTTCGCCGAGCGCGAGTTCGTCCGCATCGGCGCGCGCAATGTCGTACGCGCCCCCCTCGGCGTCGACCTGATGGAACGCCACCCCGGGCTGCGCGACCCGGGGCTGCGGGGACAGCACGTGCGCGGGGACGAGGCGCTGCTCGTGATGTGCTCCCGGCTGTCCGTGGAGAAGCGGCCCGGCACGGCCCTGGACGCCCTGGAGGCGCTGCTGCGGCGCGGACGACGGGCGGCGCTGGTGGTGGCCGGGGACGGACCGCAGCGAGCCCGGCTGGAACAGCGCGCGCGGGAGCGCGGGCTGCCGGTGACCTTCCTGGGGCACGTCTCCGACCGGTCCCTCCTCGGCGCGCTCCAGGCGTCCGCCGACGTCTGCCTCGCACCTGGACCCGCCGAGACCTTCGGGCTGGCCGCCCTGGAGGCCATGGCCTGCGGCACACCGGTGGTCGCCGGCGCGTCCTCCGCGCTGCCCGAGGTGATCGGGTCCGCCGGCGTGGCCGCGGCCGGTACCGGGGAGGCGTTCGCGGACGCCGTCGAATCCCTCCTGGAGCGCGGCGAGTCCGTGCGGCGGGACGCGGCACGCGCGCGTGCCGAGTGCTTCGGCTGGGGAACGGCCGTCGAGGCGTTCCTGGCGGCCCACGACACGGAGGTGGTGCGCCACCCGGAGCCCCGCCGCACCGTCGCGGAGGGCGTGGCATGA
- a CDS encoding SGNH/GDSL hydrolase family protein — MRPVRFVALGDSLTEGVGDPAGDDWRGWAALLAAALPVEFTNLAVSGAQTRDVLESQTPAALGLRPGLVSVVVGVNDTLRHTFDIHTVAANLDQTYAALAGQGATLLTACLPDPGAMLGLPGALARPLARRQRAVNDVVHALSERYGAVHLHAADGDWVSDRTLWSADRLHPGERGHRQFAVRFHALLAEAGRATGEPPSPEPEFPAPTRTASLWWLATAGTGWVARRCGDLLPQLLRLAADELHHHARGTSSRLDLSASAAVSAALAALPEPTVDGAGAQRRRTGTKRTGVPGRACATAGRSAVRTTAMTG; from the coding sequence ATGAGACCCGTCCGCTTCGTGGCCCTCGGCGACTCGCTGACCGAGGGCGTGGGCGACCCCGCCGGGGACGACTGGCGCGGCTGGGCCGCGCTCCTGGCGGCCGCACTGCCCGTGGAGTTCACCAACCTCGCGGTCAGCGGGGCCCAGACCCGGGACGTGCTCGAGTCGCAGACCCCCGCCGCCCTCGGCCTGCGGCCCGGCCTCGTCTCCGTGGTCGTCGGCGTCAACGACACGCTGCGGCACACCTTCGACATCCACACCGTCGCCGCCAACCTCGACCAGACCTACGCGGCTCTCGCCGGCCAGGGCGCCACCCTGCTCACCGCCTGCCTGCCCGACCCCGGTGCGATGCTCGGGCTCCCGGGCGCGCTGGCCCGCCCGCTGGCCCGGCGGCAGCGGGCGGTCAACGACGTCGTGCACGCGTTGTCCGAGCGGTACGGCGCCGTCCACCTGCACGCGGCGGACGGGGACTGGGTGAGCGACCGCACGCTGTGGAGCGCCGACCGGCTGCACCCGGGGGAGCGCGGTCACCGGCAGTTCGCGGTCCGCTTCCACGCCCTGCTCGCCGAGGCGGGCCGGGCGACCGGGGAGCCGCCCTCGCCCGAGCCGGAGTTCCCCGCGCCGACCCGGACGGCGAGCCTGTGGTGGCTCGCCACCGCCGGCACCGGCTGGGTGGCCCGCCGCTGCGGGGACCTGCTCCCGCAACTGCTGCGCCTCGCCGCCGACGAACTCCACCACCACGCCCGGGGCACCAGCTCCCGGCTCGACCTGAGCGCGTCGGCGGCCGTGTCCGCGGCCCTCGCGGCCCTGCCCGAGCCCACCGTCGACGGGGCCGGGGCTCAGCGGCGCCGTACCGGCACGAAGCGGACCGGGGTGCCCGGCAGGGCCTGCGCCACCGCCGGGAGGTCGGCGGTGCGGACCACCGCGATGACCGGGTAG
- a CDS encoding biotin-dependent carboxyltransferase family protein, with amino-acid sequence MTDRALVVVRSGALTTVQDRGRPGYAHLGVPRSGALDPPAAALVNRLVGNPPDAAVLETTLDGCAVRPRSTVTVAVGGAPCPVRVGGRPAAWGAPVLVREGELLEVGAATAGVRGYLAVSGGIAVEPVLGSRATDLLSGLGPAPLTDGTVLPLGAPAGPPARVDGVPQPRPPAGLVLRVTPGPRADWFTAGAVRTLTTRAYRVSPASNRIGLRTEGPPLERARPGELPSEGMVLGAVQVPPDGRPVVFLADHPTTGGYPVIAVVRTADLPAVAQALPGTPVRFVPVRRR; translated from the coding sequence ATGACCGACCGTGCGCTCGTCGTCGTGCGCTCCGGGGCGCTGACCACCGTGCAGGACCGCGGCCGGCCGGGATACGCCCACCTCGGGGTGCCCCGCTCCGGGGCCCTCGACCCGCCCGCGGCCGCGCTCGTGAACCGGCTGGTCGGCAACCCGCCGGACGCGGCCGTCCTGGAGACCACGCTCGACGGCTGTGCGGTGCGCCCCCGTTCGACGGTGACCGTGGCGGTGGGCGGTGCGCCCTGCCCCGTCCGGGTGGGCGGCCGGCCGGCCGCGTGGGGCGCCCCCGTCCTGGTGCGGGAGGGCGAGCTGCTGGAGGTGGGCGCGGCCACCGCCGGGGTGCGCGGCTACCTGGCCGTCTCCGGCGGCATCGCCGTGGAGCCGGTCCTCGGCAGCCGGGCCACGGACCTGCTGTCCGGCCTCGGCCCGGCGCCGCTCACCGACGGCACGGTGCTGCCGCTGGGTGCCCCGGCCGGGCCGCCCGCGCGCGTGGACGGCGTCCCGCAGCCCCGCCCGCCGGCCGGCCTCGTGCTCCGGGTGACCCCCGGACCGCGCGCGGACTGGTTCACGGCCGGCGCCGTCCGGACGCTCACCACGCGCGCCTACCGGGTCTCCCCGGCGAGCAACCGCATCGGCCTGCGCACCGAAGGGCCCCCGCTGGAGCGGGCCCGGCCCGGTGAACTCCCCAGCGAGGGCATGGTCCTCGGCGCGGTCCAGGTCCCGCCGGACGGACGTCCGGTGGTCTTCCTGGCGGACCATCCGACGACCGGCGGCTACCCGGTCATCGCGGTGGTCCGCACCGCCGACCTCCCGGCGGTGGCGCAGGCCCTGCCGGGCACCCCGGTCCGCTTCGTGCCGGTACGGCGCCGCTGA
- a CDS encoding allophanate hydrolase subunit 1 — protein sequence MRTLPVGDDALLVEVASGEEAQALHAELLRRRAEGSLAVREIVPAARTVLLDGLDDPVRRAAELASAAVPSAPPHAREPIDLPVRYDGPDLGEVAAHWGVPRAEVGRIHAGTEFTVAFCGFAPGFGYLTGLPGRYDVPRRATPRTTVPAGAVALAGPYTGVYPRSSPGGWQLIGTTDAVLWDHTRVPAALLSPGARVRFVPAEDL from the coding sequence GTGAGGACGCTTCCCGTCGGCGACGACGCGCTCCTCGTCGAGGTGGCCTCGGGCGAGGAGGCGCAGGCCCTCCATGCGGAGCTGCTGCGGCGCCGCGCGGAGGGGTCGCTGGCCGTGCGCGAGATCGTGCCGGCGGCCCGGACGGTCCTCCTCGACGGCCTGGACGACCCGGTCCGCCGGGCCGCGGAACTGGCCTCCGCCGCGGTGCCGTCGGCGCCGCCCCACGCGCGGGAACCCATCGACCTGCCCGTGCGCTACGACGGCCCGGACCTCGGGGAGGTGGCCGCGCACTGGGGTGTGCCCCGCGCGGAGGTGGGCCGCATCCACGCGGGCACCGAATTCACGGTGGCCTTCTGCGGATTCGCACCGGGCTTCGGGTACCTCACCGGACTCCCGGGCCGCTACGACGTGCCGCGCCGGGCCACCCCGCGCACGACGGTCCCGGCCGGCGCGGTCGCCCTGGCCGGCCCCTACACCGGCGTCTACCCGCGTTCCTCGCCGGGCGGCTGGCAGCTGATCGGAACGACGGACGCCGTGCTGTGGGACCACACGCGCGTACCGGCCGCCCTGCTGTCACCGGGAGCGCGCGTGCGGTTCGTCCCGGCGGAGGACTTGTGA
- a CDS encoding LamB/YcsF family protein has product MTAIDLNADLGEGFGRWRLTDDEQLLSVVTSANVACGFHAGDAATMRRVCELAAERGVTIGAQVSYRDLAGFGRRAMDVPPAELAAEVAYQIGALEVFARAAGARVAYVKPHGALYNRVVHDEEQARSVIDGVLLADASLPLLCLPGSRLLELAAGAGLPAVTEAFADRAYTDEGTLVPRGRNGAVVTDPEAVVERSVGLARSGVVTAHSGTRVQVRARSLCLHGDTPGAVDLARRVRERLLAAGVRVEAFA; this is encoded by the coding sequence ATGACCGCGATCGATCTGAACGCCGACCTCGGCGAGGGCTTCGGCCGCTGGCGGCTGACCGACGACGAACAGCTGCTGTCCGTCGTCACCAGCGCCAACGTGGCCTGCGGGTTCCACGCCGGGGACGCGGCGACCATGCGCCGCGTGTGCGAACTGGCGGCCGAGCGCGGGGTGACGATCGGCGCGCAGGTCTCCTACCGGGACCTCGCCGGGTTCGGGCGGCGCGCGATGGACGTGCCGCCCGCCGAGCTGGCGGCCGAAGTGGCCTACCAGATCGGCGCCCTGGAGGTGTTCGCGCGGGCCGCCGGGGCGCGCGTGGCGTACGTCAAACCGCACGGCGCGCTCTACAACCGGGTCGTGCACGACGAGGAGCAGGCCCGTTCGGTGATCGACGGTGTGCTGCTCGCGGACGCCTCGCTGCCCCTGCTGTGCCTGCCCGGCTCGCGGCTGCTGGAGCTGGCCGCCGGGGCGGGGCTGCCGGCCGTCACGGAGGCGTTCGCGGACCGCGCGTACACCGACGAGGGCACGCTGGTGCCCCGCGGCCGGAACGGCGCCGTGGTGACCGACCCGGAGGCCGTCGTGGAGCGCTCGGTGGGCCTCGCGCGGTCCGGCGTGGTCACCGCGCACTCCGGCACGCGCGTCCAGGTGCGCGCCCGCTCGCTGTGCCTGCACGGCGACACGCCCGGCGCGGTGGACCTGGCCCGCCGGGTGCGCGAGCGGCTGCTGGCGGCCGGGGTGCGGGTGGAGGCCTTCGCGTGA